The sequence ATGAAATCTTCGTTCGAGTGCGTTCTCCTTTCATGATTTTACTTTACTGCAAATGATATAGTGAACTGCAAAAGATACATGACAATGTACAATGGCATTGAGCTCTGATGTCAAATGAATTCCCTCTTACAGCAATCCTGATTTTGCATTCAGCCATCTACATGTACCATGGGTTTCAATTTCAGAATCAAGTTTTTTATGGGTGCGCTATCATTTCTTTTCCTCAAGTTTCTTGGTGAATGGAGGATAGTATTACAAAATTCTTGATCAAGTGGGGTAACATAAAGTGGGAAtgatattttatcattatatgATCCTGTTGGGGAATTCGCATTACAATATTCtcaaatatttgtttaaaaatgATACGGAGATTAGGACAATAATTAAAGAGAGGTACATAAAGGGTACAGTTATGTATATGTTCTGTCATCATATTCCATATTTGTCCATGTAGGATCATCATTACTCAAAGTTGTGATCTTCCAACAACAAAATTGTTAAATCTGCAAACCCGTTTCTCTTTTCTATGTCTCCTTTTGGATCTTGTTACAATTACATAGGAAATGGAGTTGCTACAAAGATGGGATAAGATTTCATTTTGGGTGCTTAATTTTCTGCCTCAGCACTTGGCCAGAACTTGAAGATCAGTTCACCTTTGCCACGTGCTCCATCGAACTTTTCCATTAACGGTTGCCACAACTGATCAAATAAGTTTTGTGCAGATTTTGGGGTGATTGAAGTAAGAGACATGCGTAAGAAATTATACAGATTAAAATGTAAATGGAAGCTAATGGAAACATGTTCGGCATTGACTGCCAAATGGTCTCTAAAACTTTTACTATGCGACTTTCCTCTGTTGTTCAGCTTttaaagtaatatatattaataaaatatttattttagtttttttatttcttaaacagaaaaataaattttcacaATTCTTTTTGACAAAAAGTTGATGCATTCCTAAAAGGATAAAGTCCAAAAAAGATATTAGCGCGTGGGTTGACGttttttcatttaagaaataggtaatttttttttgtatcaaATGAGTATCAATTGTATTactttattagtattttttttatatacatttatatttttattatttttttacataattttagATGTTTAACATGAAacattactaaattataattttataagcaATGTGGTGTTTAACAATgcatcataaaatttataaatatattaaaattttattttaaaaaaaataattttttaaatttaattaaagtaaaaaaaatctttttatcaatttattgtGACCACAAAATATCTAGTTgaatgttaaattatttaaaaatatttattttcataaaaaaattatgtttctattaatatttacaatccaaaaaataaaaaaaaaatattaaaatatatgttactcaactaatacaaaaaatatatttgtccctcaaatataaaaacatcaaattagatgataattttttgaaatttaccCTTCTTAAAATTAAGTTCATATCCATTacatctttaaaaaaaaaaaaaaagaattatcttTCCATATCTCTTGATGGGTAAGCCCTTACAGGAACATGGGCTACCCGATGAAAACAAGCAATAGAACAATATTCCAGATCTAATAGAAGAGCCttataatcatcaacaataaCAAATTACTATATTTGCCATGAAGAGCATTAAACAACCATACAacatgtttcttttcttattgttttctcccgcttattttttaaaacaaacattttgaattctaaatAAGCAAACATTAAAACACAGGAAATAGAAATGATATCAAACATGATATATTTAACTTGCCCTATAAATTCtgttttttaatttgcttTACTTACATGTTTGATACtttctttaaaattctatttctaaaattgaccCGTAAGAGATTGAGCtttttatgagaataaaaCATGGATCTGAACTCAAGATTGACTATACGGAGAATGTATACTCTTGTTATGACTGAGTTTAGGAAAGAATTTTTACTGAAATAgacaaaattgaatttaatagtGCCGTTTCATACTTCTTTTGATGCTAAGATGTTTTGTATTATTCACGAGTTAATTATTTGGatattaactaaatttttatattattttttatttttcattttaaattttaatttatatgattttaatatttgattttgatcatGGTATCATCAAGATGTGAAATcgaacaatttatttaatatttaattcattttaaatcaTTAGGTCCAACTATAGTCATTTTTCGCTCCAAATTTTACTTGAATTTAGAATCATCTAATAACTACTTCGCATTTCAATTGTCACTTGTTTTCCATGATGCATTTTCCAAAGTTCTTCTAAACCTTGACCATGTTATCTAACATGAGCATACAATTAGATTAACATATTCGTATGCATAGGAAGAGCAGCTTAAGTTCTTGATGCTGAAAATCAATTCATGGATGATCTTAaggtttaactatttattcGCTTTTAActccttaattttatttttttatgtaagtTCAtagaaatttcaatttttttttaatatttaaactttttttatatataactttattcAACACGTCATATATACTGTGAATAAATAAGTGTGtagatattttttagaaaaaatataatttaattgtccatcatattaaattaaaaaattaaagataaaatttaaatatgtaatagattaattaaaaattaaaatgttaaaataactaattaattgatatttaaatattcaagtATACATTCTACTATGATCTAACTTGAGCATGCTTAACTCGTTATCTCGTGAATATTTAGTTAGCAGTTAAGGGGTTTGTTTGTTTGCATTAAACCGATAGTCAGGTCTCTACTTGATTTTCAGCAGTCATGATAGTAAGGAAGCAAAAAGCACTTGTTTTTCAGGGCAATTATCATTTCTTTCGCCATAGTTACTTCACTATGCAAATCAAGTGGAAGCTTTCACATTGCGAATACCAGAGTCAGAGTAGATTCTTCCTTGCCATAATTTTGCAGCAAAGTGGATAAGCTCGTACTTTCTTATGTATGCAAACCTACAAGATAAACTaaagatttgatttttattttggcaaGAATGATTAAATGAATTCAAAATTCTTAAACCGAGAGcgactaaattttatatttatattaaagtgATAAATGAGTGtacttaatatattaaataattatattcatattaattattaatatttaaatataaaatggtCATCTATCATAAATGTAATTCTcttatttagaattaaaaagcTTTACCAGAGTGATTGAATATATTGATTCCTCGCATCCTGTGAAGcgaaatatataaaaggttGACAAAGATGGATGAGCAGAGGAGGTTAAATGGACAGTAGGAGAAGGGCCGAACCGATTTAGTTAGGCCGGGTGTGCGATCAATGGGAATCTGTTGTAGGATAGAAGATAGTAAGTGCTGAATGATGAAAAATACAAAGCATAGATGCCCACCCCACTCCTCTAAAAGGATTTCTGATATGGCAATTCCTTACAAGCCGCTTTTGCTTTTCCTTTACCAACATCTTACTTTGGAATGGCTAACAAGCGCCCTGAATCATTTGGCGCAGGATAGccaatgaaaattaattaatttattttagcaaTGGCATTGGCTTGTTTGGTGAGAATTGACAACCATTTTCTTCAAATGGGGCAAATAGCAATTTCCCATTTCTAAAAAGGTTTTACACTAATCAAAGTTGTGATCAATGGCTCAGAATTTGCCACATGCTACAAAAGTCCTATCAGGACGATTTCATGCTGCGTTATGCCGCGTTCCACACATTCTCTTCAATTTATGAAAATCAtgttcttttgttattatttatttataatgtaAAGTGAGGGAATAAGGTGTGCTTTGGAGAGTCAATTCTTCtttcacttttattttcaatttttaattttctttacagGATAGAATATAAGAGGTTTGCTTTGTAGAGTCAATTCATAATCATTATtgttttacataaaaatagtaatattaatttaactaaGTAGGCATAGACTGAATTAGCACACACTCATACGATTAAGTAAGGCAAATTAGGGTAGCTAGAAgctagtattattatttatttaattagaggGTTGGCCATGATACCCATTTCCAAAGATACCCTAATGAGTGCTCATAGTCACAGTGCtggttattattttatttttttcataatctttTCGGATAGGAGGAACAAGGTAGAGCAATAAGCCATCATTTTATGTATTAATCATAGCCATATTACTAGTACTATGTGTATGAATTAGTAATATGGAAACAAGCTAGCATTCAGTTTATGAAATTTTGGAATAATTCCATATTAATTGAAACGTATTGGAAACTcaaaattttagaaacatATAAGAATACActatattagtttatatatatatatatatatataaagactCAAATTAAGGTAATAACTGAATATATATTGTGATtgaactaaatttattaatttcttttaaaatacgATCAAGTCAAGTTTGagtcaaatataataattcaccCAAGCTTGACTTGATTTAAAGCTCAAAATCCAAAACTCAATTTGATTGAGCTGTATGTTCTCAGACTTTAACTCGACTTAGTTAGATAATTGAACTACTGGGTCTAGACTCAActgttaaaatatattatgtaaaactttattaatcttaaaacTAAGGTAGGATAGATTTGAgctcaaatatatttaattatttaaatatgatttaaaCAGAGTTTAAAttgtataaaagaattaaattcacAAGCTATTAAGTGGAGTACTCTAATGCTGAAAATCTATTGTATTTTGTTACTTGAAATCAAGCTCAAATCGACAACAATTGAGTCAAATtcgaatatttttattaactgaGAGCAGATTTACCCATTTAAATCCTTTGCCTTTTCTATGGTGAAACCTGGGTTTAATATTACATGCATGAAATGGAAGCCATGGTCCGCGGAAGGCAGCCCAATCTCTGATTTGAGTGTTTATTGCATATATTTGTGCTTTCTTTCATCTTTTGATCAACCTGTAATTGCTTTATTGTACATCTGGGCTGGATTACTATttagctttctttttttctctctggTGTTTGTGCTTTGGTCTCATAGCCCAAACATTAGAACTTTCCTCTTCGCTACTCCACATCGTCCATTCATGGGTTTCAATAATACCTATGAGCCCATATCATGTTGGCGATGGCAGACCCATTTAATTCCATTACTTGAATCCAAAGAATAGCGAAAACAAATGTAAAACAGAAAGTTGATGCTTTGAATCTGTGAATGGGATATTAGCGGATCAACAATGTGAAACACACGACTTTTCCAAACCCAAGCAagcaataattgctaagatgCAGAGCCAGAGATGTGTCAGCCTCTTGTCCACACTAATCCGGCCTATTAATTACGAGTACTGTGTGCCTTATTCCATGCAGTGTCTTCTGATAATTCAGCAcgaaatatttaatttcccTTTTTGTTTggtcaaataaataatttaaaaatcagaTTAAGAACTGTTATCTAATTTTTGTAGGCAAAACAAATGGTATGCgtgatatataatatatgcttTTTCCGAATCTTCAACATAATTTATAGGGATGCAGTTGAGTTCATGCATGGGGCCGGGTGTGGGCATATGAAAATTGTTTATATGTAAATGCTTAGTCAATTCAAAttaatgaaaagaataataggaaaagaaatgaacttgGCTTCTAAGAAATTGTTTATTTGTCTGGTTTGATTGAGCAGCTAGATCTTCCTCCAGAAAACACTTCTTCATCTCATTTCTGTTGACCTAACAATAGTTCCTGTTTTCAAGTATACGCAAATATTTATGGCTTCTACTTGAAATCAAATCCCTGTTATAATAacaagaaatatttattttcttcaacaaCTCAAGAAAGATATTGAAATGTCAGTGAAGCGGGTGAGAAATATTACAGGAAGAAAGAGGTGCCTCAATATGAATTATTCATATGAAGCATGTTTAAATGATTACAGTATGGCATATGCTAAGAGCTGGTGAAGGTATTAAATTATCAGAAACCTTTTCTGGATGAGAGAAACAAAAAGGCCCatcaattttattgaaatttggCATCTCCTTCAGTTGTACAAACACAAAAAAGAGAGACCACTGGCTCTCTGCATTCTTATAAGCATAGAAATTGCATACTCTAGCTAATATGTTACAAGCTATCTTAACTCTAATATGTTACACTATTACTACAAGTTCCGACTAGTAGAATTTGGAGAATCTTTCTAAGAAACGATTACATGCAGGATTGATCTTACTCCTCATCTGTCGCTTCCTTTTTCTTGCTGGCGCCATCTTTACTAATGACAATTCCGACCAGCTTACATGGTTCTGCATCTTCTAACATTTGAACAACACTTCTCATGGTGGGTCTTAACGTTGGAAGTCTTGCAGTGCAAAGAATTGCAATTCTCAAAACTTTAACGGCATCTTCCCTGAAAACTTCAGGAATTCTGGAGTCAACGATACTTAACACTCTCTCTTTACTCTTCAAGTTGCTGGAGATCCAATCCACTATGTCTTTGTTGTCCCCGTACTCCGGTTCTATCGGCCTTTTTCCGCTGACAAGCTCCATTAGCACCACCCCAAAGCTATACACGTCACTCTTCTCATTGACCTTGTATGTGTACCCATATTCTGTACAATTGAAAAGATCATCGATTAACTAGTGATACTAATCTCGGCTTCTAATTACCAAATGATATGAAACATCGATTAACAAATAACAAGCGGACCATAAAATAGAagcaggaaaaaaaaaataagaaattaacaaaatagtTCACTTACCAGGAGCTATGTAACCATGAGTACCAGCAATGACTTGTGTGGAGTCCTTACCACCATCGGCTTTAATTTTGGCCAGCCCAAAATCAGCAATCCTAGGCTTCAACAGCTCATCCAACAAAATATTACTAGACTTCACATCCCTGTGAATAATTGGTCTGTCGCATCCATGATGCAGATACTCAAGTCCCTTAGCTGCTCCCACTGCAATCTCATACCTAGTCTCCCAGTCAAgttccattttctttgaagTATGCAGCCGGTCCCATAAACTTCCATTAGGCATATACTCGTATACCAACAGGCTTGAATCCTCACTAGTAATGCTGCAGTACAGCTTCACTACATTCACATGCCTTATTGAGCTCAACGTCTGTACTTCAGCATCAAATTCTTTAgactttcctcttcctttaGCAAGCATTGGTGTCGTGCTCCAGCTCTTTTTCCTGCCACCAGAATCTGTATTCCAAATGTGCTTCACAGCAAGTTCTTTACCATTGCCAAGTGATACTCTATACACATTTCCGGATCCTCCTTTTCCTATTACATTCTCTTCTTTAATGGAATCAAGAATCTCATCCTCGCCGAATGTCAACACATGAAAGGACTTAACATCCCAAGATTCTTCCTTCAGAGAACGGTCAtgatccttttctttcttctttaaatgCAAAGAGTATACAAGTGACATAACCAAGATCGCTGCACCTACGATAAAGCAAGCGATGAGTGTACGGACTTCTTTGGACATCCCAGATTGAGGCTTGCATCGCTGAAAAGTGCTCACAGTTTGGCTGCAAAGACCGGAATTTCCTGCGAAGCTACCATTGTAAGCTTCAATTGATAGAGATTGCGGTATGCGACCGGTCAACCTATTGTTGGTTAGATCAAGAAGGCTTAGCCTCAAAGATGACAAGCTATCTGGAATTTCACCTGAAAGATGATTCTCCGACAAATTCAAAGAATTTAGAGATGGTAATGATCCCAATGATGATGGGATTTCACCAGAAAGTGAATTATAAGCTATGTTTATATCAGTAAGAGAATCACAAGTGCCTAATGACTCTGGTATTGAACCAGAGAACATATTGTTCTGCAAATTAAGGCTACTCAAGTGCTTAAGTTCGCCAATGTTCTGCGGTATCTTGCCTGAAAACTGATTATCATTTAACTTTATCGAAACCAACGACGTAGCTTCTGAAATCTCCTCAGGTAATTCACCTGACAAGCGATTGTTTCCCAGGAAAAGCTGCCCAAGAGCTTTAGCATTCCCAATATCAAGAGTCACCGGACCTTCAAGTTGATTTTCTTCTACATCAATTATGTTCACATCAGGCAATCCCCATATTCCAGCAGGAACGGTGCCGGAAAGCGAGTTTTTGCTAACTCTGAACCTCTTTAACGTCTTGCAACTTGCATAACTAGCGGGAATTTCGCCGGTGAGATTGTTCTGGAGCATGAGAAGTTGTTGCATAGTCCCTTGCTTGCACATATTCGGTGGAATTGTACCCGTCAAGAAATTCTCAGATACATCAACGAAATGAAATTTAGCCCAAGAACCAATCTGTTGAGGAAGTGGGCCGGTTAACTTGTTTCCATACAAAGAAAGATTCACCAGTTTCTTGAACAGGCCAAATTCGGCCGGAATCTCACCAGAAAGTCCATTATAGAACAGCTGCAGAGATACGAGATTAGTCAGGAATCTCAATTCAGATAAATTGCCCTTTAGGTTGTTCATGGAGGCATCAAAGTTCTCCAGTTTTGTCAGGTTTCGAAGTCCAAAAGGTAATTCACCAGTCAAGCTGTTGTTATAGAGCTCCAGCTGCCAAAGATTCTTGAGCATTCCTATTTCTGAAGGAATCTCTCCGGATAGGTTATTGTCAGAAGCTTCAAAGTTTATCAGCTCAGAAAGATTTCTTATACCTTGAGGAATCGTGCCGCTGATGCTGCAATTCGATAAGTAAAGCCAATTCAACTTGGTTAGCTTTACAATTTGCGGCGGAAATGGAGTTGGATCGAAAAGATTATCTCCCACGCTCAGCGTAACAAGATCCGTGATATTATCCAACGATTTCCAAGGAAAAACACCGGAGAATCCACTTTGGTTCAAGAAAAGATGCTGTAATTGACTCAAAGCAGGAAACTCTGGAAATGGACCGCTAAAAAGATTGTTGCCGAGGTCTAGATATTGTAACTTCGTACACTTATTCAAGTCAACTGAGATTACACCAGATAAGGAATTGAAGCCTAGTGAAAGCTTCTctaaagattgaagattgcaTACTCTATCAAGAGGAAGCACTCCAGATAAGTTTCGACTGGAAAGTTCAATTTCCTTGACGGAATTATCTGAAGTGCAAGTAATTCCAGTGAAGTCGCAGATGAAATTAGTTGAATCCCAGGAATCGAATACATTAGTATGTGAGTTTTGAAGGGAGGTTTTGAGGTTGAGTAGTATTTGAAGTTCGTCGGATTTGACAGCAGAAAAGAAGTAGAGAAAACAGAGGAGAAACAGAGGAGAAAAGGAGGCCATTGGCATGGTGGCCGGTGAATTGGAAGCAGAGAAGAGGAGGGTATTATTTCAGGTCTTCCAATTTAGAATGGAAGCAGGACAAGTAGAAGAAAATGTGACCATTTTTAACCAAGGTGGAGGGCGGGCGGGCGTGCGTTAGTTACTGTGTTATTGCTTCCTTGCGaatgcttttttctttttcttattcaaGGGACTTATTTTCGTTTCTGTTATAACGGTCATTGGGTTGTGgacttccttcttcttctatttttaaCCTCTCGCTGTGAATTAAGGAATGTTTTATACAAAgcatttgtttttctttcctgTTTAAGAAAAAGGTTTATCTCTTTctcagaaaaaaagaaaaaggtttaTCTACTATTAAGTATTCTTTCAATTAATATACTGTtctatataatagaaaaaaatgaaataaaattatattttatttaaaaatcacatattattttatcaaattcttttgaaaGTACCGAATTTATTTGAGTTATTATTAGagaaatcttaaaattttaaggaaCATTCAACCACTTGTGTTCAAAAAGAACATTCATGTGTATAATGCAATGGAATATGTTTTAATGGTTCAATTGTGTAACAAAATGTTTACCTTTCATCCATCAAATTAGAAGGCTATGATGGAAATGAAATCGAAGTCAAATGTATTTGTGGGAAATGAATGAGCAATTGATGACCGACTGTTGGACCAATTGTGTAATTAAAGCTGGTAGCAATTCATTTTCTACCACTTCAATGATA is a genomic window of Ricinus communis isolate WT05 ecotype wild-type chromosome 2, ASM1957865v1, whole genome shotgun sequence containing:
- the LOC8288076 gene encoding receptor-like protein kinase 7, with amino-acid sequence MPMASFSPLFLLCFLYFFSAVKSDELQILLNLKTSLQNSHTNVFDSWDSTNFICDFTGITCTSDNSVKEIELSSRNLSGVLPLDRVCNLQSLEKLSLGFNSLSGVISVDLNKCTKLQYLDLGNNLFSGPFPEFPALSQLQHLFLNQSGFSGVFPWKSLDNITDLVTLSVGDNLFDPTPFPPQIVKLTKLNWLYLSNCSISGTIPQGIRNLSELINFEASDNNLSGEIPSEIGMLKNLWQLELYNNSLTGELPFGLRNLTKLENFDASMNNLKGNLSELRFLTNLVSLQLFYNGLSGEIPAEFGLFKKLVNLSLYGNKLTGPLPQQIGSWAKFHFVDVSENFLTGTIPPNMCKQGTMQQLLMLQNNLTGEIPASYASCKTLKRFRVSKNSLSGTVPAGIWGLPDVNIIDVEENQLEGPVTLDIGNAKALGQLFLGNNRLSGELPEEISEATSLVSIKLNDNQFSGKIPQNIGELKHLSSLNLQNNMFSGSIPESLGTCDSLTDINIAYNSLSGEIPSSLGSLPSLNSLNLSENHLSGEIPDSLSSLRLSLLDLTNNRLTGRIPQSLSIEAYNGSFAGNSGLCSQTVSTFQRCKPQSGMSKEVRTLIACFIVGAAILVMSLVYSLHLKKKEKDHDRSLKEESWDVKSFHVLTFGEDEILDSIKEENVIGKGGSGNVYRVSLGNGKELAVKHIWNTDSGGRKKSWSTTPMLAKGRGKSKEFDAEVQTLSSIRHVNVVKLYCSITSEDSSLLVYEYMPNGSLWDRLHTSKKMELDWETRYEIAVGAAKGLEYLHHGCDRPIIHRDVKSSNILLDELLKPRIADFGLAKIKADGGKDSTQVIAGTHGYIAPEYGYTYKVNEKSDVYSFGVVLMELVSGKRPIEPEYGDNKDIVDWISSNLKSKERVLSIVDSRIPEVFREDAVKVLRIAILCTARLPTLRPTMRSVVQMLEDAEPCKLVGIVISKDGASKKKEATDEE